The DNA window GCGTTTTTGTGTTCGTCGGCCAGGATCTGGATTTCCACGTGACGCGGATTTTCCAGATACTTCTCCATATACACTTCCGGATTGCCGAAGGCGGTGCCCGCTTCGGTCTTGGTCATCGCCACGGCGTTGATCAGCGCGGCCTCGGTGTGCACCACGCGCATGCCGCGCCCGCCGCCGCCGCCGGCCGCCTTGATGATGACCGGATAGCCGACCTTGCGGGCGATCTGCACGATCGCTTTCGGATCGTCCGGCAGCGCGCCGTCGGAACCTGGCACGCAAGGCACGCCGGCCTTGATCATGGTTTGCTTGGCCGAGACCTTGTCGCCCATCATGCGGATCGATTCGGAGCGCGGGCCGATGAAGACGAAGCCCGATTTTTCCACGCGCTCGGCGAAGTCGGCGTTCTCCGACAGGAAGCCGTAGCCCGGGTGGATCGCTTCGGCGTCGGTCACTTCGGCGGCGCTGATGATGGCCGGCATGTTCAGATAGCTCAGCGACGAGGGCGCCGGGCCGATACACACCGATTCATCCGCCAGCTTCACGTATTTGGCGTCTTTGTCCGCTTCCGAGTGGACCACAACCGTCTTGATGCCCATTTCGCGGCAGGCGCGCTGGATGCGGAGGGCGATTTCGCCACGGTTGGCAATGAGGATTTTTTCAAACATGATAGGTTCGCGTATGTCTGTGAGCGCCGAATATCCGGCAACGTCAGGTAGAGGAGGGAATGCGGAACAAAGCCGGCGCGCCCGTCACCGACGGGGAGGGCGCGAACCGGACTTAGCCTATCACAAACAGCGGTTGGCCGAATTCGACCGGTTGGCCGTTCTCGACCAGAATCTGGGTGATCGTGCCGGATTTGTCGGCATCGATTTCATTCAACAGTTTCATTGCTTCGATAATGCACAGGGTGTCGCCTTCCTTGACGACGGCGCCCACTTCGACATACGCGGCCGAACCCGGCGCCGACGAACGGTAGAAGGTGCCGACCATCGGCGATTTGACGATGTGGCCGGTTGGCTCGGCGGCGACGGCCGGGGCCGCTGCGGCGGCGGGCGCTGCGGCAGGCGCGGGGGCTGCGTGGTACTGCGGCTGCATGCCTTGCGGCTGCATCATCACCATCTGGTTTTGCGGCATGGCCGACGATTTGACGATGCGGACTTTGCTTTCGCCTTCGGTCACTTCGAGCTCGGCGATGTCCGACTCCGCGACCAAATCAATCAAGGTCTTCAGCTTGCGTAGATCCATGTAACCCCCGGAATATCTTGTTATGTAAAGTGTGAACGGCTGCGCCTCGTGGGCGAAACCGCGCTAAGTTGCTTGAGTTGCGCGCAGATCGCGTAGATTAACGCCTTTTAAGGGCGAAGTCGATGGCAAACCGATATCCTTCGATACCCAGTCCGCAGATCGTGCCTAGTGCTATCGCGCTCAGGAATGAGTGGTGGCGAAACGACTCGCGCTGGTAAATATTGGAAATGTGCACTTCCACAAACGGAATGGACACCCCTGCCAAGGCGTCGCGCAGGGCCACGCTGGTGTGGGTCAGGCCACCCGGGTTGATGATGATGGCGTCCACGCCTTCCGTCCTGGCTGCGTGGATGCGGTCGATCAGCGCGCCTTCATGGTTGCTCTGAAAGCAAGACAGCGTTGCGCCGGCCGCCTGGGCCTGGGCCTGGGCGGCTTGTTCTACGTCGGCCAAAGTGCTGGCGCCGTAGACCTCTGGCTCCCGGGTACCCAGTAAATTGAGGTTGGGACCGTTGAGCAGTAGGAGGTTTTTTTTTTTGCCATGGTTCTAGACCGTTTTCCGCGAAAGTTCCGCATTTTGCCGCCAACTGCGGGCATTGGCAAGAGAAAAAAACTTCTGAATTCAGTTAAAGAGTTGCAAGGTCTTTGCGCAACTCGTCGAACTTAAGGCGCCCCAGATAGGTCTTTTTGACTTGGCCGTCGGCGCCGATCAGCACCGTGTACGGCAGGCCGCCGCCAGTGTTGCCGAACTGCCGCGACAGGTCGGTGCCGCTCATGCCGGCCACCAGCACCGGGTAGGTGATTTTGTATTTGTCGCTAAAAGCGGCGATATTTGACGGGGAATCAATACCGATGCCGATAACTTGCAGCTTCTTACCTTCTTCTCCGGCGGCCAGCTCGGACAGCTCAGGCATCTCCTGTACGCACGGCGCGCACCACGGCGCCCAGAAATTGACCAGCATCGCCTTGCCTTTATATTGGGCCAGAGCGGTCGGCGCGCCCTTGGCGTCCGGCAGCGTTTGCGCGTACAGCGCGCCCACCGGACCGGTCACGCCGGCCGGCGCGGTGGTGGTGATCGGCGCGGCATTTTGTTTGTTGAAGCCGACCCAGGCGCCGGAAGCGGCGAACAGGAGGGCGACGCCGACGTAGGCGGCTAGATGTTTTTTATTCATGATCGGGGTTTTGGTTGGGATTTTCTTCGTGGCTACTACTAACTAGTAGCGCGCGCACGGCGGCGATATCGGCGCGCACCAGCTTGTCGCCACGGGCTTTGACCGCGCCGCGCAAATCGTCCAGCTCATATAAAGCGGCGTGGACGCCTTCCTTGTGCCACATGAAGCTGACCGTCTCGACCGGATCGTAGCGCGGGCCTTTGAAATGCGGCGTTTCGGAGATGTCGATTTGTAAATTACGGTTCAGCAGGAAGATTTCCACTTCCTTGGCGCTGTCGGCGAACAGTTGCAGGTGGATGTCGTCGTGTGGACCGGCGGTGCCGTTCAGGACGGCGCCGGTCAGGAACGGGTGGAACGCGGCCAGGCCTTCCATGATGTCCACCGCCAGCGTGCGCAGCCGGAACAGGCGGGCCGGCTGGCTGTCAGCGTGGAACAGCGACTGGTAGATGCGTACCTCCGCTTCGATCTGGGCGTTGTCGGGCAGCAGGTTCGGCGGCGGTTGCGTGTCGCCGAGGATTTGTTTGGCGGCCTTGCGCTTGGCGGCGTTGTAGTCGGCGCCGTCCTGGGCGATCAGGCGCGCGGCCGCAGCGGCGATCTCGGCGCGGAGCAGCAGGACTTCTTCGATAACATTCGGCGTCATGGACGAGATAATACTCTGAACCGGGAAATCGGCGTCGGCTCAGGTAAAATCGCGTATTCACTTGTGCGGATCGATCCTGTTACACACTATGCATATTCATATTCTCGGTATTTGCGGCACCTTCATGGGCGGCCTGGCGGTCCTGGCGAAAGAGGCGGGCCACCGCGTGACCGGCTGCGACGCCAACGTTTATCCGCCGATGAGCACCCAGCTGGAATCGCAGGGCATAGAACTGATACAGGGCTTCGGCACGGAGCAGACCGCGCTCAATCCCGACTTGTACGTGATCGGCAACGTGGTCTCGCGCGGCAATCCGCTGATCGAAGAAATCCTGAATCGCGGCTTGCCGTACGTTTCCGGCCCGCAGTGGATGGGCGAACATATATTAAGGGATCGCTGGGTGCTGGCCGTGGCCGGCACGCACGGCAAGACCACCACCTCGGCCATGCTGACGTGGATACTGGAAGACGCCGGCTACGCGCCCGGCTTCCTGATCGGCGGCGTGCCGCTGAACTTCGGCGTCTCGGCGCGCATACAAGGCGACAAGGACTCGATCTTCTTCGTCATCGAGGCCGACGAGTACGACACCGCCTTCTTCGACAAGCGCAGCAAGTTCGTCCACTACCACGCCAAGACCGCGATCCTGAACAACCTCGAATACGATCACGCCGACATCTTCCCCGACCTGGGCGCCATCGAGACGCAATTCCATCATCTCGTGCGCACGGTGCCCGGCATCGGCCGCGTCATCTACAACGGCGACGAGGCGTCGCTGCAGCGCGTGCTCAAGCGCGGCTGCTGGAGCGAGAAGGAAAGCTTCGGTAGTGGCGGGGGCGCCGAATGGGCGATGAACGAATACGATGACGGCAGTTTCGACGTCATTTTCGGCGGCGAAACCGTCGGCAAGGTCGAGTGGAACCTGACCGGCAAGCACAACCGCGCCAATGCGCTGGCCGCCATCGCCGCCGCCCGCCACGTCGGCGTGCCGGTGGCGCAGGCCGCCAGATCGCTGGCCACGTTCGAGAACGTCAAGCGCCGCATGGAAGTGCGCGGCACCGTCAACGACATCACCGTGTTCGACGACTTCGCCCACCACCCGACCGCGATCGCCACCACCGTTGGCGGACTGCGCCAAAAAGTTGGAAAGACCGCCCGCATTCTGGCCGTGCTCGAGCCGCGCTCGAACACGATGAAGCTGGGCGCGATGAAGGATGCGTTGCCGGGTAGCCTTGGCGACGCCGATCTGGTGTTCGGCTTTGGCAGCCAGCAGGCGCTGGGCTGGAGCCTGGGCGACGCGCTCGCGCCGCTGGGCAATATCGCCAGCGCCTACGAGGACATCGACGCGCTGGTCGCGGCCATCGTCAAGGCGGCCCGGCCGGGCGACCAGATCATCGTGATGAGCAACGGCGGCTTCGGCGGCGTGCACAACAAAATCCTGGAAGCGCTGGCGCGATGATTCTTTATCTGCACGGATTCCGCTCGTCGCCGAAGTCGATGAAGGGGCGCGTGATCAGCGAGCGCATGGCCGAACTGGGTCTGTCCGACCAGCTGGTCTGCCCGCAGCTGCCGGCGTCGCCAAAGCTGGCGATGGAATTGGCGCTCTCTTTAATAGAGGGCGTGCCGGCGCAGGAGTTGAGCATTATCGGCTCGTCGCTGGGCGGCTACTACGCCACCTGGCTGGCAGAGCGCATCGGCTGCCGCGCCGTCTTGCTGAATCCGGCCATTGTGCCGCTGCAGGATCTGGACAAGCATGTCGGCGTGACAACGCAATTCCACTCCGACGAGCCGTTCGAGTTCAAACGTGAATATATCGACGAGTTGCGCGCGCTGGCGGTCGATCCGATCACCCGCCCCGAACGCTACTTCCTGATCGCCGCCACCGGCGACGAAGTGCTGGACTATCGCGACATGGTCAAGCATTATGCGGGCGCGCGCCAGCAAGTGATCGACGGCAGCGACCATGGCATTTCCGAGTTTCCCGAGTATGTGGATGCGGTGCTGGGGTTCTGCGGCATCGAGGCCGGCCGTTGAGGGTGCCGTTTTTGCCGGCGTCGCCCACCCGTGGCGCTTCCCTGCGACAGACCCAATGGCAACCGCATGTGCTGGCCCTGAACGCGCCGCCGTCCCTGCGGCCGTGGCTGACGGCCGGCGGTTCGCTGACCGAGAGACTGAAGGACCACAGCCAGACTTTCCGCGTGCAGTGCCTGCACCAACGGGTCGCGCGCTGCCTGTCCGACGAGGCTGCCGCGATCGGCCTGCACCGGCCTGGCCGCGTGTGGGAGAGGGAAGTGCTGCTGCGGTGTGATAATACGCCGGTTGTGTTCGCGCACACGGTGGTGCCGATGTCGGCCACGGCCGCCGATTGGCCTTTATTTAGCGCGCTGGGCGAGCGCTCGCTGGGGACGACCTTGTTTGGCGACCCGCAAGTGCGGCGCGGCGTTTTGGAATTTGCAAGATTGCGGGAAGGGCATCCGTTGGCGCAGCGCGCGGCGGCGGCCCTGGACATCGAAAATGAAGCGTCCCCGCAAGAGCGCATACTATATGCACGGCGCTGTTTATATCGGCGCCGTCAGGGTACCCTGCTGGTCACTGAAGTGTTTCTGCCTTCCGTGCTGGACCTGAAACAACAGCACAGTCATAACGAATAAACAACGAACAGAAGCGAGCAATGAATCTATTTTTCGAAGAATCCGGCGATTTCAAGGTCGGGACCATGATGTCGCAAGCGGGCGAGGCCTATCAGGTGGAGATGGCCAGCGGCAAGCGCAGCAAGGTCAAGATCAAGGACGTGCTGCTGCAGTACGAGAAGCCGTCGCCGACGGATTTGATGGAACAGGCCAAGGCCGTTGCCGCCGAGATCGACCTGGACTTCCTGTGGGAAGTGGCGGGCGAGGAGGAGTTCGGCTTCGCCGAGCTGGGCGCCGAGTACTTCGGCCACGCGCCGCTGCCGGCCGAAGCGGCCGGACTGATCCTGAGCCTGCATTCCGCGCCGATCTATTTCTACAAGAAGGGCCGTGGCCGCTACAAGGCCGCGCCGGAGCAATCCTTGCGCGCGGCGCAGGCCGGTATCGAGAAAAAGAAACAGCAGGCGCTGATCCAGGCCCAGTACGTCGAAGAGCTGAAAGCCAACAAGTTGCCGGATTCGATGAAAAACATCGTCATGCAACTGCTGTTCAAGCCGGACAAGAATTCGATCGAATACAAGGCGATGGAAGCGGCTTGCAATGAGTTGCACACCAATCCGCAGCGTTTGATGCTCGCGGCCGGTGGCGTGGAGTCGCCGAAGGCGCTGCACATGGCTAAGTTCTTGTTCGAGAGCTTCCCGCGCGGCGCCGGTTTCCCGGACGTGGCGGTGCCGGTGGCGCCGACCAATCTTCCGCTGGCCGACGTCAAGGCGTTCTCGATCGACGACGTCACCACCACCGAGATCGACGACGCCTTCTCCGTCACCAAGCTGGCCGACGGCAACGTCAAGATCGGTATCCACATCGCCGCGCCGGGCCTGGGCATCAAGCCGGACGACGCGGTCGACAAGATGGCGCGCGCGCGCATGTCCACCGTGTATATGCCTGGCGATAAGATCACCATGCTGCCGGACTCCATCGTCGAAGCGTTCACCCTGGCCGAAGGCAAGACCTGCCCGGCGCTGTCGCTGTACGCGACCCTGAATCCGGCCGACTGGTCGGTGATCGCCACCGAAACCCGCGCCGAAATGGTGCCGATCGAAAGCAATCTGCGCCACAACGACCTGGACGATCTGGTCAACGAGGAAACCCTGGCCAGCGGCGAAGGCGACTACGCCCACAAGGAAGAGCTGGGCCTGATCTGGAAATGGGCGCAGGTGCTGGAGGCGGCGCGCATGGTCAAGCGCGAAGGCTTCGGCCTCAAGCCGGAACAAAACAACCGCGTCGATTTCAACTTCTACGTCGAAAACGATATCGTCACCGTCAGCCGCCGCAAGCGCGGGGCGCCGCTGGACAAGATCGTCGCCGAGCTGATGATCTTCGCCAACAGCACCTGGGGCAAGCTGATGCACGACCACGGCGTGCCGGGCATTTACCGCAGCCAGGGCCAGGGCGTCGGCGGCTGGGCCGCCAAGATGCAGGTGCGCATGGTGACGCACGCCGCGCCGCACCAGGGCCTGGGTGTCGACCAATACGCGTGGAGCACCTCGCCGTTGCGCCGCTACACCGATCTGGTCAACCAGTGGCAAATCCTTGCATGCGCCGAGCATGGCGTGACGGCGCCGCTGGTCGCGCCGTTCAAACCGAAGGATTCGGAACTGTTCGCCATCGTGTCGCAGTTCGACGCGGCCTACGCGGCCTATGGCGACCACCAGTCGAACATGGAACGCTACTGGTGCCTGCGTTGGCTGGGCCAGGAAAACGCCCGCCAGGTCGAAGCGGTCGTGCTCAAGGACGAGGTGTTGCGCCTGGTCGATATTCCGCTGATCATCCGCCTGCCGGGCATGCCGTCGGTGGCGCGTGGCGCCCAGGTCAAGATCGACATTCTGCGTTGGGACGAGGTCGACCTGTCGATCGAAGCGCGCATCCTGGAAATTCCGGCGACCGAGGCGGTCGCGGCCGACGCCGAGCTGGACTACGAGGAAGAGGAGTCAATTCCCGCCGGCGACGCCAACGATCCCGAAGCTGCCGAGGAAAACACGGCCGAAGCAAGCGCGGCAGCGGAAGAAGCGACAGCGGGCGAGCCGCCGGCCGCATGATGTTCAATCCGCGCGCCAAGATCAGCGTCTTGCCCCTGTACGGCGAAGAAAACCTGGTCATCGTCGACGACTTGCTGCTGGAACCGCGCAAAATGATCGAACTGGCCAGCCGCTCGCGCGCGGAATTTAGCGATGCCGACCACAACTACTTTCCCGGCCCGGAACTGAACCTGACGCCGGAGATGACCCAGGCCTTCGACCAGTTCGTGGTCCAGCATGTGCGCAAGCCGCTCGGCGCGCGCCGCACCACGATGCTGGCGACGCGGCTGGCATTGGCCACGCTGCAGCCGCCGCAGCTGCGCAATTTGCAGCGTGTCTGTCACTTCGACACCGTGCCCCAGCCCAACCGGGAAGGCACCGGCGCCATGGTGCTGTATCTGTTCGAGGACCCGCGCCTGGGCGGCACCGGCTTCTTCCGGCAAACCTGTTCGGCGTCCGAGTTCGAGCACATGGTGTTGCAATCGAGCGTGCTGGATCGCCAGGCGTTTACCGAGCTGACCGGCGCCGGCGACGGCTACGCGGTGGCCTCTGACCGCTACTTTGAAAAAGTCTACACCGCGCAGCCGGCTTTCAACCGGGCCATCTTCTACCACGGCACGGTGCTGCACAGCGCCGACATCCACAGCCCCGCGCTGCTGCGCGACGACGTGCATACGGGGCGGCTGACCGTCAACGCCTTCTTTAACTTGCGCCGCAACGCCGCCTGATGAGGGTGGTAAATCGGTTAAAATCAGCCACCGCCTTGGCGCACCGCCTTGAACCGACGAAACTGAAGCCCGCCGCGTGAAATCTTTCAAAGAAAACCGCTTCCTCTACATCGCCATCGGCATCTCGGTGGTTGCGCACGCCGCCATGCTCGCGGTGCGCTTTGTCGCTCCGACGCCGGCGCCGGTCAAACCCACCGATCCC is part of the Oxalobacteraceae bacterium OTU3CAMAD1 genome and encodes:
- the accB gene encoding acetyl-CoA carboxylase biotin carboxyl carrier protein, with the protein product MDLRKLKTLIDLVAESDIAELEVTEGESKVRIVKSSAMPQNQMVMMQPQGMQPQYHAAPAPAAAPAAAAAPAVAAEPTGHIVKSPMVGTFYRSSAPGSAAYVEVGAVVKEGDTLCIIEAMKLLNEIDADKSGTITQILVENGQPVEFGQPLFVIG
- a CDS encoding esterase; the encoded protein is MILYLHGFRSSPKSMKGRVISERMAELGLSDQLVCPQLPASPKLAMELALSLIEGVPAQELSIIGSSLGGYYATWLAERIGCRAVLLNPAIVPLQDLDKHVGVTTQFHSDEPFEFKREYIDELRALAVDPITRPERYFLIAATGDEVLDYRDMVKHYAGARQQVIDGSDHGISEFPEYVDAVLGFCGIEAGR
- a CDS encoding DUF6445 family protein, whose product is MMFNPRAKISVLPLYGEENLVIVDDLLLEPRKMIELASRSRAEFSDADHNYFPGPELNLTPEMTQAFDQFVVQHVRKPLGARRTTMLATRLALATLQPPQLRNLQRVCHFDTVPQPNREGTGAMVLYLFEDPRLGGTGFFRQTCSASEFEHMVLQSSVLDRQAFTELTGAGDGYAVASDRYFEKVYTAQPAFNRAIFYHGTVLHSADIHSPALLRDDVHTGRLTVNAFFNLRRNAA
- a CDS encoding TlpA family protein disulfide reductase, with translation MNKKHLAAYVGVALLFAASGAWVGFNKQNAAPITTTAPAGVTGPVGALYAQTLPDAKGAPTALAQYKGKAMLVNFWAPWCAPCVQEMPELSELAAGEEGKKLQVIGIGIDSPSNIAAFSDKYKITYPVLVAGMSGTDLSRQFGNTGGGLPYTVLIGADGQVKKTYLGRLKFDELRKDLATL
- a CDS encoding RNB domain-containing ribonuclease, with the translated sequence MNLFFEESGDFKVGTMMSQAGEAYQVEMASGKRSKVKIKDVLLQYEKPSPTDLMEQAKAVAAEIDLDFLWEVAGEEEFGFAELGAEYFGHAPLPAEAAGLILSLHSAPIYFYKKGRGRYKAAPEQSLRAAQAGIEKKKQQALIQAQYVEELKANKLPDSMKNIVMQLLFKPDKNSIEYKAMEAACNELHTNPQRLMLAAGGVESPKALHMAKFLFESFPRGAGFPDVAVPVAPTNLPLADVKAFSIDDVTTTEIDDAFSVTKLADGNVKIGIHIAAPGLGIKPDDAVDKMARARMSTVYMPGDKITMLPDSIVEAFTLAEGKTCPALSLYATLNPADWSVIATETRAEMVPIESNLRHNDLDDLVNEETLASGEGDYAHKEELGLIWKWAQVLEAARMVKREGFGLKPEQNNRVDFNFYVENDIVTVSRRKRGAPLDKIVAELMIFANSTWGKLMHDHGVPGIYRSQGQGVGGWAAKMQVRMVTHAAPHQGLGVDQYAWSTSPLRRYTDLVNQWQILACAEHGVTAPLVAPFKPKDSELFAIVSQFDAAYAAYGDHQSNMERYWCLRWLGQENARQVEAVVLKDEVLRLVDIPLIIRLPGMPSVARGAQVKIDILRWDEVDLSIEARILEIPATEAVAADAELDYEEEESIPAGDANDPEAAEENTAEASAAAEEATAGEPPAA
- the aroQ gene encoding type II 3-dehydroquinate dehydratase, giving the protein MGTREPEVYGASTLADVEQAAQAQAQAAGATLSCFQSNHEGALIDRIHAARTEGVDAIIINPGGLTHTSVALRDALAGVSIPFVEVHISNIYQRESFRHHSFLSAIALGTICGLGIEGYRFAIDFALKRR
- the mpl gene encoding UDP-N-acetylmuramate:L-alanyl-gamma-D-glutamyl-meso-diaminopimelate ligase codes for the protein MGGLAVLAKEAGHRVTGCDANVYPPMSTQLESQGIELIQGFGTEQTALNPDLYVIGNVVSRGNPLIEEILNRGLPYVSGPQWMGEHILRDRWVLAVAGTHGKTTTSAMLTWILEDAGYAPGFLIGGVPLNFGVSARIQGDKDSIFFVIEADEYDTAFFDKRSKFVHYHAKTAILNNLEYDHADIFPDLGAIETQFHHLVRTVPGIGRVIYNGDEASLQRVLKRGCWSEKESFGSGGGAEWAMNEYDDGSFDVIFGGETVGKVEWNLTGKHNRANALAAIAAARHVGVPVAQAARSLATFENVKRRMEVRGTVNDITVFDDFAHHPTAIATTVGGLRQKVGKTARILAVLEPRSNTMKLGAMKDALPGSLGDADLVFGFGSQQALGWSLGDALAPLGNIASAYEDIDALVAAIVKAARPGDQIIVMSNGGFGGVHNKILEALAR
- a CDS encoding chorismate lyase gives rise to the protein MLALNAPPSLRPWLTAGGSLTERLKDHSQTFRVQCLHQRVARCLSDEAAAIGLHRPGRVWEREVLLRCDNTPVVFAHTVVPMSATAADWPLFSALGERSLGTTLFGDPQVRRGVLEFARLREGHPLAQRAAAALDIENEASPQERILYARRCLYRRRQGTLLVTEVFLPSVLDLKQQHSHNE